AACAGCAccaacttttgtttttctcaaagTCTGTACTCATCTCCTTGTCTTATCATTATGTTATTCCAGACAATTCATATCATACTAATGTATAAAATTTGATAAGGCATTGACATGATCTTGCTTGTGACCCTGTAACAGAGTCAACAATGCGGTATTGTCTGAGAATTTAACAAGATAGCCATTCTCATCTGTACTTCGGCAGCTGTCTGTACACAtgataaacaacaaatgtaatAGATAACAGCCCTGCGGAGATCAAATGCTTGTAATAACAGTATCAGATTAATGATCATCAGCAGAAAGCGCCTGGTGTCTTCAagtcaaaaaaagtaaaaaaaaatacaataccCACAAAACCAGTTGATGTGCAAgattaaaacagaaatcagtCTTGAGGCTAAACAGTATAGTTGCATTgaattaaaacataattaaaatcaGCTAATAGTCTTGCAAGGTCTAGTATATCTTGAAGTATATCATTTGAATCTGCCCTCATTTATATGATAAAAAGCTTTGCTTTCATGATGAAGACCTGATAGAAGTGATAAACATCAAGTCTTGAATGTCTTTTGTCCACCAGACTGTGTAGtgtttgtgtacctgcatgcatttttaaaaatgaaaagtgtgtGAAGACTTATTGTATACCTACAGGCAGgcatatgttttctttttccactgTTTTAACTTAGCTGCAAAAAACGtaattgaagaaaacaaaaaacgtgAAATCGCCATTAAGGACAGAATCATGGCTCTCAACTAGGGATTTTACCATCAAGCTGATTATGTACTCAGCCTCTCTCCTCAAACATTCTGGGGCATTGCTGAATAGACTTATTCAGCTCAGAATTGTCCCTGGACAAACGCAGACCATAAGGCAACAGGCACTTGCTCACAGCTAAATGGTCTTAGAACAAACATGACCCACCATGTGGTTGGccagagagagatgggaggacATAGGTCTGCTCCTTCCTTTCTCCATGAACTGAATGCAGTGGAAGGGCTGGAACCTGTGGGTGGTGAAGCCATACATTTTTGCCAGTTTTGGGTTTAGATGCTGTGTCCTTTGAGTCAGTTGAGTCAGAAAAATGCAGTTAGGTGTTAAGTTCACACCTCGATTGATGTTGGTGAGGTACATGGAATGTGGAAAATTTGGCTGGATCAGTGAGAGTTTGAGCTGGGATGGACTGGTAGACAGCTGGcaggaagatttttaaaaaaaattttcctgtTCTGATTCTTTGCTTTGGGTCTAGAAAGTTCTTGCACAAGTCTTGTTAAAATGATTGTATCTGTTGGCAGAAAgcatgagattaaaaaaattgcagcatAGATgacttttaaaagttttttttttagagatgtTCGGCAAGAGGAAGGCTGAGGCAAGGATAAGAAAGATAATGATATGAgtggggaagggaagagggtTGGAAAAGGAAGGTTGGAGGAAATAGAATGTAATGATATGAGATTGAAAGAAACAGTTTAGATCATCTTTAGTTGCAAGCTTTAAGACAAAGAAACTGATTTGATAACTGCAAACGAGGACACCTTATCTTCAATTTCCATCTGTCCTGGGCTTTCTTTCTGCTGGTTGCTGAAAAGAAGCTGCTTTAAAAAGTGGCTTTTTGTAGCTGCATTCTGTTTACATAAGTGTTCATAACTTGTAACTTTAACTTGTTCATACTAATGTATTGTTTTATGTTTGGCTAGGACACATCACTCTTGCTGGCTTCACATAACTTTACTTTACACTCTTGAGCAAGTGCTTGTATAGAATAGTTAGCTGAATCTTAAGCTCCCTTTGAACCGTTAGTAAAGGGATATGTGCAGCTTGATGTATGGAAGGAGGGAAAAgattaaacatgaaaacaaaaacaaaaaaggcatGAAAATTTAGAACAGTGGAAAATAAATGgtgtacatatttataaataataattacttttaaacATCACATTTTATGGGCAGAGGCaacaattgttattattattttccaattCCATTGTAAGACCGAAGAAAGCTGATTAAATAGCTGCAGGAAATGAACATctttgatttgtattttttctataaatTGTTGCTTAGGAGTTCTTTTGGGCTAGACTTTTAGAGGTTGGGCTCATAAAAACAGGGTGTTGTCTTCAAATTTATATGGAAAACCATTTGAACCTCCTGAGAGTTTTGTCACAGGTGTGTCAGCTAGATGCCTGCGTGTTTGAAGAGACGATTGTTAAGCCCTTATGCACTGTTTTCCTGGTCAAGCAGCCCTTGTGAAGGGTGCAGGCTGCCCTGGCAATAAACACATCAGTCTTTATTTCAAGTAAATGGATGTGTTTGTCTGGTTGGCAGATCAATGGAGAGAATGTTGTACGAGCCTCGCACGAACGTGTGGTGCAGTTGATCCGCTCGTCTGGAAATGACCTGGTACTGAAGGTGGTCACTGTGCGACCGGCCATGGAGCAGCACGCACTGTCCTCAGACTGGTTTAGACATCAGGATGGGTCCATGACTCTTCCTCCACGCAAGAAGCTAGGTTTGTATAAAGAATTTCACAAATGAagcaccttttcttttttatttgtttctgtttatgttgtttgtaCTTTGTCCGTGAAATGGGGGAAAAGTTGAGAAAACTCAGTTGTTTTCTCAGCAATACACACTCCAAAGACTCAGAAGTACAAATGCATAAATTAGCACTGTATCtgatatgtattttaaaaatatagaatattTCTTTGTGCATAATATTCCATTATAAATATACCTTGGTAGGAACaggtttaaataaaaaagacaaatttgcTGCAAATGATGACACTCGTTTAGACAATAAGTCACTgatgtaaaattttgttttgatgttcagcACCTGTGCCACCGGTACGTGATCCCCTCACTTCACTATCATACAGCAAAGGCACCTCAAAATCCATGTCGGAAGGGCTGGCAGAAATAGGTGAGTTGGTGAGGAGGGGCTGGCAGAAATAAGTGAGTTGGTGAGGGGAAAGGTGGGGTGGGAAGGTGGGCTGGGAAGGTAAGGTATTTCTGTGGCCTAACAGTTTAAAGGTTGAGATTGGTAGTAGGGTGATGTTTTATCAGTTTGTCTTCcagacagaaataaattttggtttttacttattttagaGACTaaactttaaagtattttttttaaatgaaagggAATGTTCTGTTTATTGGAGATTTTTGATCTTTTGGTGCATCCTGTCTTCTTAAGATTGTGTGTTTGGGAGGAGCAAGTACCTACATGTTGTCTTTAATGTAGATGTGCATGTGAACTTGTTCGTTTTCATAAGCAGGTTACATCTGTCTTAAAGGCTATTATGAAGAATGGCCCAGCATGCTTTTTCAatgctgcttttaaaaaaaaatgatctaaAACTTTGATAATTTGGGAAAAATAAAAGGCCCAGTGTCTCTTGAAACAATTGTTtgattaaataaacaaagatttaCAGTACAGTCTTCAGTCTCTGAAAAGTCTTGCATTTGctgaagattttttatttttggatttgtataaagcaaaaatatttgcagaatcAGTTTACAAGAGATAACATTAGTGTGGGCCCATGTTTAAGAGAAATTTGGTTGATTGGTCACagtgtttacttttattatgtAACATTAAATTATgtgttaatttatttcattgtgtAATCTTTGACAGAGAAACTGGATCAGACTATAGCAGAATTTGATCAGCAAAACACAGCTCGACGACACTCTGTGCATGGTGTAGACTCTGTGATGTCGTCACCTGGAGAACAGAAGGTAGCATCAGTGAAAGCTGCTCATGCCATCAAGCGGATGTCAGTGCTAGACATGGAAACAGAAGATGCCTCGATGTCACCAACCATGCCGGTTATATCTGCTGCCAGCGATCCTCGGTCTGGTGCCATTTCCAAGATGAGTCCATCAGAACTGCGCATCAAAAAATACCACAAGAAAACGGGCAGCAACACCATGGAGCGTTCAAAGAGCACGCCCGATCTGGCTGACCTTGAGCCTAGTGGTGTAGACACTGTGGTCCACGAGAGGGCTTTTGGTGTGTCAGAGGGTCCAGAACATGGACGATCCACCCTGGACAAAGGCTCTGCTACATGGGGCAAATCTCACTCAGTCTATGTGCCAACCATTCCTGGCATGGTGGCTTTTGAGAAATCCAATTTCCATCAAGCTGAGGATGACAGAAGCAGTAGTGGGCTTGGGTCTCCTGATCTGCCATCTCGCGCACCAGTGCCGAAACGAAAAGCTCCTTTGCCTCCACCAAAAGGAGAAGTAGTACTTATCAATACAAACAGCGGTGGAAGTCAGTCAGTGTATGCCAACATTGCAGAGGAAATTGCTGCCCGTCAGAGGTCTCCTTACGAGTCCAGTTTCAGACCAGGCACCAATGCACAACTGACAGACAACCCAGTTGTCATGACACAGTCACTGGAGCATGCAAAGCTTCAGCATCGAAAAAGTGCTAGTTTGGGCAACATCGACCCCAACAGCTTCAGCAATGACAGCTCCACACCAAGTGGCAAACAGGGAGTGTCCTTTGCTGAAGACAGGGTCTATGAAACAGCACAAACATTTATCAAGAAACACCCCAATGCCAGGCTTCTGGTAACTGCAGATGTTCATGGCGGAATAGCTGCTCGTGATCCTTTTCGCCCTCCAGCCGACAGAGCCTTCTATGAACCTGAACCAGAttatgatgacagtgatgaggaCAAATTAAGGCCTCCTGTATCTGGCTACAGCACAATCTCTGCATCGACATCCAGTGAGACAGCATCCCCAGTGGGTTCATCTGCCAACAGTCATGCTTACAGTTCAATGTCACAGGAAAGTAGTGCACCAGTCACGGTCATAGCTGTCAGCAGAGATGCTTCCAGACCATCGGTAGGGATGGAGAAACCATACATAGTGAAGTCAGACACACCAGCAGTGGCTAGGACTGAAGACTGGACAAAGGGCATTGTTTCAAAGGCAGATGCAGGGGTCATGTCGAGTTCCAGCAGCTCTAGATCTAGCTCCATGCAGCAAAGCCCTGTGCTAGGGCAGGAACGGAGTGCTCTCCATGGCAAAGAAATATATCAGCGTGAAGGAGGTAGCAGCATTGTGTATGTACATCACCAGAGTGACGAAGCTGTTTATCGCCCCTCCCAGTATTCTGAGCCGCCTCCTCTACCGTCACAGCCTCCACCACCTCTGCCTTCCTCTCAGCCACCACAACTGCCCTTAGAAagtcctcctccacctcctcctcctccaccaccaccacctcctggCAACCTTCCTTTCATGTTGCCGGGCAGTACCTCTCCAGAGAAACGAGATCATCTGAGCAGGTCTCCTGAGAGTCCTTCCTACCAGGCACCTACGATACCAACCTCAGACATCTTGGCAGCTGTGGCTTTGCGCAAAGCTCGCCTTGAGACTGAAGGTCCTCGCCTGATAGAGAGACCATTCTCAGTGAACCCAACCCAGACTGTGGCTGAACGCAACCAGGAAGCATTGAAGGCTGCCATTGCCAAACGAAAGACAATGCTGGAAAGTTCCACCGACTCAAATGTGGTACAGGACATAGAGGCAAGGTTGAACAAGAATCGAAAACTACAATCAGCTAAGTTCTTTGGCGGGGACACTTTgcgtaaaacaaagaaagaggaaggagagaacaAAGCAGAGAGTCCTAGTAACAAAGTCAGTGACACCAAAGTTGTTGCCAAGTCTAGTGTCCCTGAGGAAAAGCCATTGACCAAGTCTCATGTGGCAGAAGTTTCAGTAAATCCTAGCCAAGCAAAAGCTGCCGTAGACAACAACATGGGCAAGCCGAAGGAGATAATGCACAAAGTTCCTCCTGGAAAAGTGAACGCTTCCTTCCCTTCTGTAACTGTTGCACCTGCAGCCTCTATGCCAACAGCAGCGAAGGCTGGGAACAATAACTACAAGCAGACTTCTGCAGTTTCGACCACTCATGAGGCTGTCTCAGGTGGAAAAACATCTGGGCCtacaacaccagcaacaaaaTCTGCAACATCGCCTGTTACCACTAAAGCATCTAACACAAGTCCTGTTGCTAAAACTGGCACCATCAATTCCAGCAATTTCCTAGCCCTGGCTGAGAAGGCTCGTCAGGAATACTTGCAGAAAATCAACACATCAAAAATTGACACCAGCGGTGGAAGCCCCAATATGCCCAAGCTGATATCAGCAAGCTCAGCCACTAGCAAGACCAACCATGCTGTTGCAGTCCAGGTTCAACCAGTGAAGGGCGGTGACCAGCTAGCGAAGATCTCCATCAAGGACAAGATAGCCAACTTCGAAGATGGAAGCAAGGTAAAAGTTGTGGAATTGGTTGGGGTGACGGATGACCACTCCCATACCGAGGCAACGCTTAGCAATGGCACGATCAAACGCAAGGTGGCCAATGGGAAGGTCCCTGAGGATCTGGCTGTGGTGGCTCCCCCTACAGGTTTTGCAGACAATGATAAGCAGTATGTGACACAGGTGGACATCATTCCACCTCCACCATCCTTTGGATTAGAGAGTGTGGATGTCTATACTGGTGATCATGGCGGGTCAGCTTTTGGCGGTGGTGATGATGCTGCCAgctttgtgtcttctgtgtcATCATTAAGCACCTTGTCCAGTGAGCATGGGGAGAGAGGGGAACTTTCCAATAAGGTCTATCACTATGAGGACCTTGCTGGTCCTCCCCCACCACCGGGTTTTGGGGATGAAATGGCTGCCTCCAGCAACTCAAGCAGTGATATTGCTGGTACCTttgtccctcctcctccacaatTTTCAGTGGGCAGGGCACAAAGCCAGGTGGCGTTCCAGACCAAAGGTGTTGAGCAGTGGACATGTGATGATGTGTTGGCCTGGCTGGACAGCCTGGATATGGGGCAGTACAAGCCCACCTTTGCCCAGAACAGAGTGGATGGCCATCGTCTGCAGTTGCTGGAGCGAAATGACTACTCCGACCTTGGTGTGACCCAGGTTGGCCATCGTATGGCCCTGCAGCGTGCAATCAAGCGCCTCCTTCTACAAAGCAACTCCAGTAGCTGAGAGCTTCCTCACTTACTTCAAGACACCTTCAAGCGACCATGCAATACGCTTTTGTGCCATTGAATTCCTGTCAGGAGCCTGCAGAGATGATGGTGTGCAGTTTTGTGTGAATATGACCGATAGTTTTCGATCTGATGTAGTTCTGTGGATATTATTTATCATTCATTGTCTTACAGCAAGGGATGGAAATTCAGGACTTCACAAATGCTGGGCCAATTGAGTAAACAGCAAAAGTGAAAAACGCTGTTCAAGGGACTGATGGTAGGACGTTAAAGATTGTGGAAGGCTTCAGGCAATGCCAGCCCACTGATTTAAATAGGGCATGGCATTTCATTGCTGTTGTGATTTGACAGTGACAGGTATGTGCATGTACCAATACAACAGACAAGCTGCAGTGCTAAAACTTAGGCTGTACATTTACTTGTCAGCAACAAAGGGTCAACCTGTGGTGTAGGACAGCGCTGCATACATCTGCGATGGAAGCTAGTCTGCTTTGTCAGAGTACATGTAGTCAAGACAGTGGGAAGTGAAAATATCTAGTACTTGCTTTCTAAAGCAAATTCAGGTGTAATATTGCATGGAtaagctggtttttttttaaaaataatgtgttatTTAGAAGTCTTTATCCAAGGCAGGCTTCACTGTACTTGAGAGGGACTTCTGATGCCATTATATTGAAAACATATCAACCATTTTATTGAATACATGAGCTTATATGCTCACACATACTGTGGTGGAGCATTAGTAATAATCCATTCATGAAATGAATATGCTaattattttctgacattttgggGCTGATGTGTGCTTTTGTTACAAGTGCTCTAAAAGTAACCTATCCCTACTATTACAAACTGTTTATGTCTgctttgcaatttttttgtgtaGACGAAAGGGTAATGATTTGCACTGATTAGATGGAAACAACAGCCACTGGGATACAGGGTGTAGTATTGATTAAAGCTCTGTTTTGATAGGtccaaagatttgttttggttAGTGGGcttaaacactttatttttgttaggTAATTggtatacaagaaaaaaatcatgtaaattCAGGGTGTTGCAAGGGTGACAATCCTGCACGTAAAATGCAGGAGTAACTAAATGTTACATAATCTTAAGTTGCATGTTTTGCCATCAAGACTAGCAGACCACGATTTGCAGTGTCTACCAACTAATTTTGGTTCTGGCTTGTTTGGACATCCTTCAGTGCTTGTAGTTTAACATATGCTTGAACATTCCAGCTCTTGTAGTCTTGGCACTTTTCAGATTGTACCAATTACCTGTTCCACAATAACATGCCAAAATCATCACATAGAATGTAATTATGAGAACATTAACTCTTTTTTCGGTGTACATTTCATCCCCGTCCTCTTGAAACGTTGACTCATCCcaaatttttactttcttggaGGCACATTTCTGCTTTCGGTTAAAACAGTTACTGACACAAAAGCTGCATTTAAATATTAGACAGCAATacgattttaaaaattcttttgtaaAGGGGAACTGGATCATTGTCCATAGCTTACTCTAACTGGTGTTGACTGAGTTCCCCATGCCATTAGATATACCTACGTTTGGTATGTATCTGTGATGTAAATATTGGGAAagttatttatctttgtatagCCAGTGTCTGTTAGACATTGAACTTTGTGCCTAATCTTGTTAGTCTGTTTATGTCGCTTGCCAAACATATGATCCATGGGAGTTTAAGATATGTGAATGAACTGTCATTCCATTCCCCTCTTAGCGACCAGAGTCCTAAAGACACCCTTTTTCAGGTTTGtatcaaaatgtattttcattgtTGAGAAACATATCCTAaatcagaataatttttaaatatatatatatgtttaacaaatatttaaatagtaaACAACTGGCTTCATTATGATTCCTGTAAAAGATGCTACTGACAATTGTAAGGTGTGGTGAAgccacaaaaacaaatttgagattaaaatatgcaaaataaatacaatcgTTAAATGGAGTAACAATCGCTTTGTGATATTGATATACGTGTGCTTTGCTGAATTTAACATGATGGGTTTATCACATTTTGCTACTAAGTTAGTAGTAATACGCTTGACTTGTATTATTACATTCTTAAAATAGCTAATTAATAATTGCTATTGCATGGAAAACAGtctatttcattttaaacacaGCTTTTATTAACTTAAATCTTCTTGCTTttgaaatggaaaatatttatatttgcatatgtatgacatatttatgtttgttgacTGCAGTGAAATATGTTTACTATTTAAGCAGTTCACTGCATCAATATTTACATAGAGCAGACTATGATATCATGTTTCCATGTTTCTTTCTGTAGCTGAGGTTATTTTGCTCCTTTCACTAGTTTTTCACTTGAGCTAAAGACATTGTGAAAGCTTCCTACCATCAGAAAATCTCCATTAACATTATATGTCAAAACTAAGCTTGAAATTGCCATCCTAGGTAATCTGTCATTCATTTGGATATTTACTTCAACAGTTTATCTTTGTAGTACATGTATCAATAAGCCATTGCCTTGCAAAACACACCAAGTACAGGTTTGCAAATTAAGATCAGATGATTATTAACAGGGCAGTGAAAGATGTCCAAAAACTATCTACATGTAGAATGGTCCTGTTTATGAGTCACTGGTATTGCATGCAGTAGCTAAACATGTTTCCACAGATCAGtgcaaaaacaattaaaactctTTGTTTTAGCAttgttgtattattatcatGTTTGAAGGCCACTGAGCTCTTCTGGCACCTGTAGCAGGTTTGAACAGCTCAGCACCTTGTTATAATGTCCATCAATATTAGTATGTTTGAAAAATGCAGACATAAGCATCATGTATTTAAAGTTCTGAATGACCCTCTGCTGCAGTTATTGCTGACTTGGGTCCAGATTTTTCCTATTTATGCAAAGCATCTTCATCAATGAAAAAGtaatcaacaaaaaatgttttaaactaacAGCAAAATATGTTATCATGGGTATGTTGGCACCagacaaacatcacaaaaacgTGGTTAGTTTGAAAGCTGTGTTAAGAGAAAGTAAAACAGTGATTCAGAAGTTTTGAGAAGAGAAGCGCATTTTAAAATCTGCCTTTattcatgatttttatttgcaaaacatGCTTTTGCTCTTTGATGAATGAACAGCTAATTCTCACCTGTTCCTTGCACTGCTTAAAAGGTAAGCAAGCTACCTGAGCAGACGGGTtttggggtaggggtggatAAGTCATAAGCATGTTTTTTCTAAAATGATTTAAAGTGCCTGTCTATGACAATTAAAAGATGAACAAGTGGACCTTGCAAAGTCGTATGTAATACTCATTCATATGCTCCAAATAAGCATATGAGATAACCAAAATTAAATCTAGAGCACCACTAAACATTTAATTAGATATTTTTGGGGGGCAGTTTTTATGTAGATGACCATTTATACTTAGTGGTACTTGCTtgacctgatttttttttttttaaaaacaaggatCTGCAGATTTTAAGATGGTTTTCAttgtaaaataatgtatataaaaacaaggatatttttgttgtgtgtgaaaTTGTAATTGGCATTTGATCTACTTTTGAATGTACATGTGAGCATATACAATGAAAAGAATGATAAAGAAAGCTTACTTGTTAAATTGTTCATTCCTGGAAAATGTAAACTTTATTAAATAATGTCAAGAGCAGATGACATATCAATATTCTGGAATCGTAGAACTTTCTGAAATCTTCTTTCAATATTAAATGAACTGCAAGTTGCAcagtgtctgtatttacacaaTAAAGAGTTGGCAAGCAGTGCAGGAATGAATTTTTAAAGTATGCCTATGAACACCCCACCATCTGTCAAGTCTTCTGACCTCTTTTACATTTATTCTTGCTGTACACAAAAAACCAcactcaaaatataaaaattaaaacaaatataaattttctgAGTTATCTCTTTATGCCACATATATTTTAAGATTCATTCACAACCTTATTGTCTGACATGCacaaaaatgaggaaaaactaagctgccccctcaaaaaaaaaactaaattatgAATGCACACAATTTGTCTGACCAAGcagttttcagttttgaaaaatgttcACATAGCTTTTAATTTGCAAGTGCACATCCTGTGAAataagaagggggaaaaaaaactaatttgtgAGTTTGCTAAGGAATTTCTGGTCTCTGGTAATAATAATGGGGtatggttgcggccctatgctccagtgggggcaaataggaacaagaaggtaataataatgggtatttataATACACAACATCACAACCAAAATATATTGTACTCGCTGCGTAGACCAGTACTGATAACAGATGGTGAACGGTGAGATATGTAGTGGGCACAGAATGTAAAGCAGCTGAAGGTATGAAAGATACTGTAAACAATTGGAGCCATACTTGAtcgttaacatgacagacagtaatACAAGAGATAcggatagtaattcagggatagtactttgtgaatatatatgttttcagagattgtttgaatgtagccttggagtctgAGTGGCggatgtgatgtggaagagagttctcCTGCTTAGCAGCAGAGGGAGGATGTCTGTTGttcgtatgtgactgtcttagtgggagggaaGGATAGAATGCACgagtctgatgaggagtgaAGGGAGTGTGGACAAACAAGATTTCAATAAAGTAGTGGAGaaaggagccttcaaagaatcaacagcataTAGTGGAGAGCTTGTCTATTCTAGCTTGCTGAAGTACCCATACATTCAGATACACTGTCACAATGGGACAAGAGCACACTGTTGGAAATGTGGATCATAAACTTTTGTGTGCCTTAATAATGAGTGTAGGAAATGATCTCTCTGCCCTCACATGACACAATGTTAAGAAGAATAGGCTCCAAAGcttattgttgctatttttagtGAGAAAGAGTGGTCATGAAGGGGTGGTATACTGTTTTCCCAGTTTTTAACATTACCTGGATGCACTTTCAACTCCACCTTATTCAGTATTcttgtaagttatttttttctttgctgatgaATGATAACAGAGCAGTGACTAGTGTTGGTGTAATTATGAAGCCATGTGAAAACTGCTGGCTCTGCATCAGTCTTGGCACAACAAGGGTTCATGAAATCACAACCCTTCAGACAACATATCCCACTACATTTTTAAGATTAAATagataatttgaaaaatattcaaaacttCTGTAAAATGAGAATCAAATAAGAATCTTAGAATCCTACAgcaaaaaaattttactttgctGCTGAAATAAAGAGATAGAAGTACAGACAAAAGGGGCACATATGTCTACATTTA
The sequence above is a segment of the Pomacea canaliculata isolate SZHN2017 linkage group LG6, ASM307304v1, whole genome shotgun sequence genome. Coding sequences within it:
- the LOC112567332 gene encoding SH3 and multiple ankyrin repeat domains protein 3-like isoform X4 codes for the protein MEGQANFWRRNDFSRSTPYRAPLDFLEFKYKKRVYKMMQLNPRKLKQLHSKSNLKHFLEYVRAGNVEKINKITNKGLDPNFHDQDNGETPLTVAVTLGRDKCREVILTLISGGAHIDFRNRSGLTAMHRAAIVGNAEAIKTLLDLGASPDYKDARGLTPLYYSVSNDTSQLCTEMLLHERAYVGTHDDQGWCEIHQACRYGRVQHLEHLLFYGAELDVQNATGNTPLHVCAAYNQEGCARVMLFRGADRSILNYSNQTAYQVAVISNNMDLADLIKNHKDEDVVPIREMPKYSNRRKIGSMSSSMRSLMRSRSDPRLHASVLEEQMLLAATSHQNLTTLGDFYDTASYPSYASNISSHGYSSDSPCSLSISSASSGPLLGMTDQGMLEGRTVDGREGYFPPGHIGEIQLHRGSLGDLMDGDMVTMHRNTLAALIQTERAYAPRTVVLRKSPEGYGFVLRGAKSHTHVGNLNFQPTPEFPALQYLDSVDRGSQAERTGLLAGDFILEINGENVVRASHERVVQLIRSSGNDLVLKVVTVRPAMEQHALSSDWFRHQDGSMTLPPRKKLAPVPPVRDPLTSLSYSKGTSKSMSEGLAEIEKLDQTIAEFDQQNTARRHSVHGVDSVMSSPGEQKVASVKAAHAIKRMSVLDMETEDASMSPTMPVISAASDPRSGAISKMSPSELRIKKYHKKTGSNTMERSKSTPDLADLEPSGVDTVVHERAFGVSEGPEHGRSTLDKGSATWGKSHSVYVPTIPGMVAFEKSNFHQAEDDRSSSGLGSPDLPSRAPVPKRKAPLPPPKGEVVLINTNSGGSQSVYANIAEEIAARQRSPYESSFRPGTNAQLTDNPVVMTQSLEHAKLQHRKSASLGNIDPNSFSNDSSTPSGKQGVSFAEDRVYETAQTFIKKHPNARLLVTADVHGGIAARDPFRPPADRAFYEPEPDYDDSDEDKLRPPVSGYSTISASTSSETASPVGSSANSHAYSSMSQESSAPVTVIAVSRDASRPSVGMEKPYIVKSDTPAVARTEDWTKGIVSKADAGVMSSSSSSRSSSMQQSPVLGQERSALHGKEIYQREGGSSIVYVHHQSDEAVYRPSQYSEPPPLPSQPPPPLPSSQPPQLPLESPPPPPPPPPPPPPGNLPFMLPGSTSPEKRDHLSRSPESPSYQAPTIPTSDILAAVALRKARLETEGPRLIERPFSVNPTQTVAERNQEALKAAIAKRKTMLESSTDSNVVQDIEARLNKNRKLQSAKFFGGDTLRKTKKEEGENKAESPSNKVSDTKVVAKSSVPEEKPLTKSHVAEVSVNPSQAKAAVDNNMGKPKEIMHKVPPGKVNASFPSVTVAPAASMPTAAKAGNNNYKQTSAVSTTHEAVSGGKTSGPTTPATKSATSPVTTKASNTSPVAKTGTINSSNFLALAEKARQEYLQKINTSKIDTSGGSPNMPKLISASSATSKTNHAVAVQVQPVKGGDQLAKISIKDKIANFEDGSKVKVVELVGVTDDHSHTEATLSNGTIKRKVANGKVPEDLAVVAPPTGFADNDKQYVTQVDIIPPPPSFGLESVDVYTGDHGGSAFGGGDDAASFVSSVSSLSTLSSEHGERGELSNKVYHYEDLAGPPPPPGFGDEMAASSNSSSDIAGTFVPPPPQFSVGRAQSQVAFQTKGVEQWTCDDVLAWLDSLDMGQYKPTFAQNRVDGHRLQLLERNDYSDLGVTQVGHRMALQRAIKRLLLQSNSSS